One genomic window of Actinoalloteichus hoggarensis includes the following:
- a CDS encoding M20 family metallopeptidase, translating to MTPDRERSLRDICAETVARHAEELIGLSHRIHARPEPAFAEHQSMAAVADLVAEHGFVVERGVAGLDTAMVGTAGEGELVVGVCAEYDALPEIGHACGHNIIAAASVGAALALRAVADELGVTVRLIGTPAEEVGGGKVLLLERGVFDGVAMAMMVHPSPYEMCEPRSKAIADFEVRYRGRASHAAAAPELGVNAADAVTVAQVAIGLARQHFEPGQQVHGIVTHGGAAPNIVPAHTSAMFNLRAAEIDSLRRLEHRIRCCLEAGAVATGADWETVAISPDYAELRAEPRLVAAYRAAIVELGRVPAGRDEEASRVVGSTDMGNVTQLIPGIHPTISIDCGDAVPHQPEFAAACDTDSADRAVLDGATAMAWTVVSAATNEGLRADLLAGAARRLATSGKSAATGGAA from the coding sequence ATGACACCCGATCGGGAGCGGTCGCTCCGGGACATCTGCGCCGAGACGGTCGCACGGCACGCCGAGGAGCTGATCGGCCTCTCGCATCGGATTCACGCCCGCCCGGAGCCGGCGTTCGCCGAGCATCAGAGCATGGCCGCCGTCGCCGATCTGGTCGCCGAACACGGCTTCGTCGTGGAGCGCGGCGTCGCCGGGCTCGACACCGCCATGGTCGGCACCGCGGGCGAGGGCGAACTCGTCGTCGGCGTCTGCGCCGAGTACGACGCCCTGCCGGAGATCGGGCACGCCTGCGGACACAACATCATCGCCGCCGCCTCGGTGGGGGCGGCCCTGGCGCTGCGCGCCGTCGCCGACGAACTCGGTGTCACCGTCCGACTGATCGGCACGCCCGCCGAGGAGGTCGGCGGCGGGAAGGTCCTGCTGCTCGAACGCGGCGTCTTCGACGGCGTCGCGATGGCGATGATGGTGCATCCGTCGCCGTACGAGATGTGCGAACCACGATCGAAGGCGATCGCCGATTTCGAGGTGCGCTACCGCGGGCGGGCGTCACACGCCGCAGCCGCCCCCGAGCTGGGAGTGAACGCCGCCGATGCCGTGACCGTCGCGCAGGTCGCCATCGGCCTGGCGCGACAGCACTTCGAACCGGGCCAGCAGGTGCACGGTATCGTGACGCACGGCGGGGCCGCGCCCAACATCGTGCCCGCGCACACCTCGGCGATGTTCAACCTACGCGCTGCCGAGATCGATTCGCTCCGTCGACTCGAACACCGAATCCGGTGTTGTCTCGAAGCGGGGGCCGTCGCCACCGGGGCCGACTGGGAGACCGTCGCGATCTCGCCGGACTACGCCGAACTGCGTGCCGAGCCGCGTCTCGTGGCGGCCTACCGCGCGGCGATCGTGGAACTCGGTCGAGTTCCCGCAGGCCGGGATGAAGAGGCGAGCAGGGTCGTCGGCAGCACCGACATGGGTAACGTCACCCAGCTGATACCGGGAATCCATCCCACGATCTCGATCGACTGTGGTGACGCGGTGCCACACCAGCCGGAGTTCGCGGCGGCGTGCGACACCGACTCGGCCGATCGCGCCGTCCTCGACGGTGCCACGGCAATGGCGTGGACGGTGGTCTCCGCCGCCACGAACGAGGGATTGCGGGCCGATTTACTTGCGGGCGCCGCCCGCAGGCTCGCCACTAGTGGAAAGTCCGCCGCGACAGGAGGTGCGGCATGA
- a CDS encoding sugar phosphate isomerase/epimerase family protein — MLRGAAGAALGLGAVVALGGTAAASTTADAASATTALGRLRVPKDAISIQLYTLRSLLEEDTEGTLRELAAIGYRKVELAGTYGRTAAEFRALLDRYGLRATSSHSGIDGDFAATLEDARTLGQQYLSVPYADFETAQEWRDFARRLDAAGEQARRVGIQFGYHNHAHEFQAVQGRQRPMDIITRQARSWNVHLELDLFWVIDAEVDPISYVWKNFGRVKQFHVKDRAEDGTWADLGTGTVDFGRIFRKTWLTGVREYVVEHDDPADPLETARVGYRYLTDLRF, encoded by the coding sequence ATGCTCAGGGGTGCGGCGGGTGCCGCGCTCGGACTCGGCGCGGTGGTCGCGCTGGGCGGCACCGCCGCGGCGAGCACGACGGCCGACGCCGCGTCCGCGACCACGGCGCTGGGTCGGCTGCGGGTGCCCAAGGACGCCATCAGCATCCAGCTCTACACGCTGCGGTCGCTGCTGGAGGAGGACACCGAGGGCACCCTGCGCGAGCTGGCCGCCATCGGCTACCGCAAGGTGGAGCTGGCAGGTACCTACGGTCGCACGGCAGCCGAGTTCCGGGCGCTGCTGGACCGCTACGGTCTGCGGGCGACCTCCAGTCACTCCGGTATCGACGGCGACTTCGCCGCGACGCTGGAGGACGCGCGCACCCTCGGGCAGCAGTACCTGTCGGTGCCCTACGCGGACTTCGAGACCGCGCAGGAGTGGCGTGACTTCGCCCGGCGGCTCGACGCGGCGGGCGAGCAGGCCCGACGGGTGGGCATCCAGTTCGGCTATCACAACCACGCGCACGAGTTCCAGGCCGTGCAGGGCAGGCAGCGGCCGATGGACATCATCACCCGGCAGGCACGCTCCTGGAACGTCCACCTGGAGCTGGACCTGTTCTGGGTCATCGACGCCGAGGTCGACCCGATCTCCTACGTCTGGAAGAACTTCGGCCGGGTGAAGCAGTTCCACGTCAAGGACCGTGCCGAGGACGGGACCTGGGCCGACCTGGGCACCGGGACGGTGGACTTCGGCCGGATCTTCCGCAAGACCTGGCTGACCGGGGTGCGGGAGTACGTGGTCGAGCACGACGACCCGGCCGACCCGTTGGAGACGGCGCGGGTGGGGTACCGGTACCTGACCGACCTGCGCTTCTGA
- a CDS encoding sugar phosphate isomerase/epimerase family protein, whose protein sequence is MTRPITLFTGQWADLPFEEVCRLASEWGYDGLEIACSGDHFEVDRALAEDDYVQGRLDILARHGLKVWTISNHLVGQAVCDDPIDHRHQNILPARIWGDGEPEGVRQRAAAEMADTARAAAKLGVDTVVGFTGSKIWKYVAMFPPVSQEVIDDGYQDFADRWNPILDVFDEVGVRFAHEVHPSEIAYDYWTTERTLEAVGRRPAFGLNWDPSHFVWQDLDPVGFILDFADRIYHVDCKDTKKRFDGRNGRLGSHLAWAHARRGWDFVSTGHGDVNWEESFRALNHIGYQGPISVEWEDAGMDRLRGAAEAVGFIRGLLFDKPNAAFDAAFSSKS, encoded by the coding sequence ATGACCCGACCCATCACGCTGTTCACCGGACAGTGGGCCGACCTCCCGTTCGAGGAGGTCTGTCGACTCGCGTCCGAATGGGGATACGACGGCCTGGAGATCGCCTGCTCCGGCGACCACTTCGAGGTGGACCGTGCCCTCGCGGAGGACGACTACGTCCAGGGCAGGCTCGACATCCTCGCCCGGCACGGCCTGAAGGTCTGGACGATCTCGAATCACCTGGTCGGCCAGGCGGTGTGCGACGACCCCATCGACCACCGTCACCAGAACATCCTGCCCGCCAGGATCTGGGGCGACGGCGAGCCGGAGGGCGTCCGACAGCGGGCCGCCGCCGAGATGGCCGACACGGCACGGGCGGCGGCGAAACTCGGCGTCGACACCGTGGTCGGCTTCACCGGATCGAAGATCTGGAAGTACGTCGCGATGTTCCCGCCGGTGTCGCAGGAGGTCATCGACGACGGCTACCAGGACTTCGCCGATCGGTGGAACCCGATCCTCGACGTCTTCGACGAGGTCGGCGTGCGCTTCGCCCATGAGGTCCACCCCTCGGAGATCGCCTACGACTACTGGACGACCGAGCGCACGCTGGAGGCCGTCGGCAGGCGACCCGCCTTCGGGCTGAACTGGGACCCCTCCCACTTCGTGTGGCAGGACCTGGACCCGGTGGGCTTCATCCTCGACTTCGCCGACCGCATCTACCACGTGGACTGCAAGGACACGAAGAAGCGGTTCGACGGTCGCAACGGCAGGCTCGGCTCGCATCTCGCCTGGGCGCACGCGCGTCGGGGCTGGGACTTCGTCTCCACCGGCCACGGCGACGTGAACTGGGAGGAGTCCTTCCGCGCCCTCAACCACATCGGCTATCAGGGCCCGATCTCGGTGGAGTGGGAGGACGCGGGCATGGACCGGCTGCGCGGCGCCGCCGAGGCGGTCGGCTTCATCAGGGGACTGCTCTTCGACAAGCCGAACGCTGCCTTCGACGCCGCGTTCAGCTCCAAGAGCTGA
- a CDS encoding alkaline phosphatase family protein — protein MKPLVLLDVVGMTPRLLAHMPNLAALGKAGWQAELGTVLPAVTCSVQSTFLTGLTPAQHGIVGNGWYFRDLGEVYLWRQHNRLVRGEKVWETAKAAHPGYRAANICWWYAMGASTDMLVTPRPVYHADGRKSPDCYTRPVTLHDELTTELGEFPLFQYWGPTASIASSRWVAQAATRVLERHRPELLMVYVPHLDYDLQRFGPDSAQAVAAARAVDAELAPLLAEARRQQASVVALSEYGITSVDQPVDVNRALRREGLLEVYRQAGMEYLDPWASRAFAVADHQVAHVYVADPADLPRVREIVAGLPGVDEVLDREQQARYGIDHERAGELVAVAEPRAWFTYYYWLDDAAAPDFAKGVDIHRKPGYDPAELFFDPTDPMVKAKAATNLVRKKVGLRYAMNVVPLDPSPVRGSHGRLPDSPQDGPILLCSDPRVPERVERDGRLAATDVRDLLLSLQGLDGQTP, from the coding sequence ATGAAGCCACTGGTGCTGCTCGACGTGGTCGGCATGACCCCTCGGCTGCTGGCGCACATGCCCAACCTGGCCGCGCTGGGCAAGGCGGGCTGGCAGGCCGAACTCGGCACCGTGCTGCCCGCGGTCACCTGCAGCGTCCAGTCGACCTTCCTCACCGGTTTGACGCCTGCCCAGCACGGCATCGTCGGCAACGGCTGGTACTTCCGCGACCTCGGCGAGGTCTACCTGTGGCGGCAGCACAACCGGCTGGTGCGGGGCGAGAAGGTGTGGGAGACCGCCAAGGCGGCGCACCCCGGCTATCGGGCCGCCAACATCTGCTGGTGGTACGCGATGGGCGCCTCCACGGACATGCTGGTCACGCCTCGCCCCGTCTACCACGCCGACGGCCGCAAGTCGCCGGACTGCTACACGCGCCCGGTGACCCTGCACGACGAGCTCACCACCGAACTCGGCGAGTTCCCACTCTTCCAGTACTGGGGTCCCACCGCGTCGATCGCCTCCAGCCGGTGGGTCGCCCAGGCGGCGACCCGAGTCCTGGAACGACACCGACCCGAGCTGCTGATGGTCTACGTGCCGCATCTGGACTACGACCTCCAGCGGTTCGGGCCCGACTCGGCGCAGGCCGTGGCCGCCGCCCGCGCCGTGGACGCCGAGCTGGCGCCGCTGCTGGCCGAGGCCCGCAGGCAGCAGGCCTCCGTGGTGGCGTTGAGCGAGTACGGCATCACCTCGGTCGACCAGCCGGTGGACGTCAACCGCGCGCTGCGACGGGAGGGGCTGCTGGAGGTCTACCGGCAGGCGGGCATGGAATACCTCGACCCGTGGGCCTCGCGGGCCTTCGCCGTGGCCGATCACCAGGTCGCCCACGTCTACGTCGCCGACCCGGCCGACCTGCCGAGAGTGCGGGAGATCGTCGCGGGCCTGCCCGGCGTCGACGAGGTCCTCGATCGGGAACAGCAGGCGCGCTACGGCATCGACCACGAACGGGCGGGCGAACTCGTCGCGGTGGCCGAGCCGCGCGCCTGGTTCACCTACTACTACTGGCTCGACGACGCCGCCGCGCCCGACTTCGCCAAGGGCGTCGACATCCACCGCAAGCCCGGCTACGACCCGGCGGAGTTGTTCTTCGACCCGACCGATCCGATGGTCAAGGCGAAGGCGGCGACGAACCTGGTGCGTAAGAAGGTCGGACTGCGGTACGCGATGAACGTGGTGCCGCTCGACCCGTCGCCGGTGCGGGGATCACACGGCCGGCTGCCGGACTCCCCACAGGACGGCCCGATCCTGCTCTGTTCGGACCCTCGGGTTCCGGAGCGGGTGGAACGCGACGGGCGGCTGGCCGCGACGGACGTGCGCGACCTGCTCCTGAGTCTCCAGGGGCTGGACGGGCAGACGCCCTGA
- the eboE gene encoding metabolite traffic protein EboE has product MTLSYCTNVHPAEDLAGILAQLDDYAEPVRRRLGADRLGVGLWLAADVAAGLAEDAEARARLAAELRARGLEVHTLNAFPYGGFHQEVVKHAVYRPRWTERSRLKYTMDCATVLADLLPDGADHGSISTLPLGWRQPWSIADEMLALGAVDELTLGLRELHRRIGRPIRLAVEPEPGCVLDTVADAVDWLSGRVDPAYIGLCLDTCHLAVSFADPTETVAAVKAAGLDVVKVQASAALQVDRPQSRATKAALAHFDEPRYLHQVRELGPDQQVRAVDDLPQAASELPGLGPWRVHFHVPLHAQPVAPLRSTTWVLREAVTALRHGQEFRPHLEVETYTWSVLPRAGTGRATTQTTETTPRSDAELVDGIAAELTWATENLITDVEEV; this is encoded by the coding sequence ATGACGCTCTCCTACTGCACCAACGTGCATCCCGCGGAGGACCTGGCCGGCATCCTCGCCCAGCTCGACGACTACGCGGAGCCGGTGCGGCGCAGACTGGGCGCCGACCGGCTCGGCGTCGGACTGTGGCTCGCCGCCGACGTGGCGGCCGGCCTGGCCGAGGACGCCGAGGCCCGCGCCAGACTCGCCGCGGAACTCCGGGCCAGGGGCCTGGAGGTGCACACCCTCAACGCCTTCCCCTACGGCGGCTTCCACCAGGAGGTGGTGAAGCACGCCGTGTACCGGCCCCGCTGGACCGAGCGGTCCCGGCTCAAGTACACGATGGACTGCGCGACGGTGCTCGCCGACCTGCTGCCCGACGGGGCGGACCACGGCAGCATCTCCACCCTGCCGCTGGGCTGGCGGCAGCCGTGGAGCATCGCCGACGAGATGCTCGCGCTGGGTGCCGTCGACGAGCTGACGCTGGGTCTGCGGGAACTGCACCGTCGGATCGGCAGGCCGATCCGACTGGCGGTGGAGCCGGAGCCCGGCTGCGTCCTCGACACCGTCGCCGACGCGGTGGACTGGCTGTCCGGCCGCGTCGACCCCGCCTACATCGGACTGTGCCTGGACACCTGCCACCTCGCCGTGTCCTTCGCCGACCCGACCGAGACCGTCGCCGCCGTCAAGGCCGCGGGCCTGGACGTCGTCAAGGTGCAGGCCTCGGCGGCCCTCCAGGTCGACCGACCGCAGAGCCGGGCGACCAAGGCGGCGCTGGCCCACTTCGACGAGCCGAGATACCTGCACCAGGTGCGCGAACTCGGTCCGGATCAGCAGGTCCGCGCCGTCGACGACCTGCCGCAGGCCGCGAGCGAACTGCCCGGCCTCGGACCGTGGCGGGTGCACTTCCACGTCCCGCTGCACGCGCAGCCCGTAGCCCCGCTGCGCTCCACCACCTGGGTGCTGCGGGAGGCGGTCACCGCGCTGCGCCACGGGCAGGAGTTCCGGCCGCACCTGGAGGTGGAGACCTACACCTGGAGCGTGCTGCCCCGAGCGGGCACCGGCCGGGCGACGACGCAGACCACGGAGACGACACCGCGCTCGGACGCCGAGCTCGTGGACGGCATCGCCGCCGAGCTCACCTGGGCGACGGAGAACCTGATCACCGACGTGGAGGAGGTATGA
- a CDS encoding TatD family hydrolase: protein MRIFDPHIHMTSRTTDDYEAMYAAGVRALVEPAFWLGQPRTSVASFTDYFDALIGWERFRAAQFGIRHHCTIALNPKEANDPRCVDVLDVLPRYLAKDGVVAVGEVGYDSMTPEEDRVFARQLELAREHELPVMVHTPHRDKAKGTRRTLDVVAESGIPARRVLVDHLNEVTIEAVADAGCWMGFSIYPDTKMDERRMVALLQRYGTERILVNSAADWGRSDPLKTYKTGRAMLDAGFSSGQVQTVLWDNPVEFYGQSGRLELSELPGFGTEENTATGTFEGNSVLRGARPDPATAAESGGAG from the coding sequence ATGCGCATCTTCGACCCGCACATCCACATGACCTCGCGGACCACCGACGACTACGAGGCGATGTACGCCGCGGGAGTCCGTGCTCTGGTGGAACCGGCGTTCTGGCTCGGCCAGCCCAGGACCAGCGTCGCCTCCTTCACCGACTACTTCGACGCACTGATCGGCTGGGAACGGTTCCGCGCAGCGCAGTTCGGCATCCGACACCACTGCACGATCGCGCTCAACCCGAAGGAGGCCAACGATCCGCGCTGCGTCGACGTGCTCGACGTCCTGCCCCGGTATCTGGCCAAGGACGGCGTGGTCGCGGTCGGCGAGGTCGGTTACGACTCGATGACCCCGGAGGAGGACCGCGTCTTCGCCCGGCAGCTGGAACTGGCCCGCGAGCACGAGCTGCCCGTCATGGTGCACACCCCGCACCGGGACAAGGCCAAGGGCACCAGGCGGACGCTGGACGTGGTGGCCGAGTCCGGGATCCCCGCCCGGCGCGTCCTCGTCGATCACCTCAACGAGGTCACCATCGAGGCCGTGGCCGACGCAGGCTGCTGGATGGGCTTCTCCATCTACCCCGACACCAAGATGGACGAGCGCCGGATGGTCGCGCTGCTCCAGCGGTACGGCACCGAGCGGATCCTGGTGAACTCGGCCGCCGACTGGGGCCGCTCCGATCCGCTCAAGACCTACAAGACCGGCCGGGCGATGCTCGACGCCGGCTTCTCGTCGGGCCAGGTCCAGACCGTTCTGTGGGACAACCCGGTGGAGTTCTACGGACAGAGCGGCCGACTGGAGCTGTCGGAGCTGCCCGGATTCGGCACGGAGGAGAACACCGCGACGGGCACCTTCGAAGGCAACTCCGTGCTGCGCGGCGCGCGCCCGGACCCGGCGACGGCCGCCGAGTCAGGCGGCGCCGGATGA
- a CDS encoding SCO3242 family prenyltransferase, giving the protein MTAADRARTLVELVRAPAGLSVLGDTLAGAAASGTPLRGRRLLLPLASVALYWSGMALNDWADRELDAEERPERPIPSGRISPEGALAVAAGLAGAGIGLSALAGGRDSARVAVALSGAIWAYDTVLKPTAAAPLGMALCRGLDVLLGADPRNVRGALPAAGAMACHAAGITALSAGEVHGGSATTAKAALAATGVAASATVLGPARSPLHRLLGAAAGVGYGRLVGRAQLAAARTPSAERVRAATVAGIHGMVPLQAGIAARRGAAKAAALIVGVLPAARALARKVSPT; this is encoded by the coding sequence ATGACCGCCGCGGACCGGGCCAGGACCCTCGTCGAGCTGGTCCGGGCTCCCGCCGGCCTGTCCGTCCTCGGCGACACCCTCGCGGGCGCGGCGGCATCCGGGACGCCGCTGCGTGGTCGACGACTGCTGCTGCCGCTGGCGTCGGTCGCCCTGTACTGGTCGGGGATGGCGCTCAACGACTGGGCGGATCGCGAACTGGACGCCGAGGAACGGCCGGAACGTCCGATCCCGTCCGGCCGCATCTCCCCCGAGGGCGCGCTCGCCGTCGCGGCGGGGCTGGCAGGCGCGGGAATCGGCCTGTCCGCCTTGGCGGGCGGCCGGGACAGCGCGCGGGTCGCGGTCGCCCTCTCCGGGGCGATCTGGGCCTACGACACCGTGCTCAAGCCCACCGCCGCCGCGCCGCTGGGCATGGCCCTGTGCCGGGGACTCGACGTCCTGCTCGGCGCCGACCCCCGCAACGTCCGCGGCGCGCTGCCCGCGGCGGGCGCCATGGCCTGTCACGCCGCGGGGATCACCGCGTTGTCCGCGGGCGAGGTCCACGGCGGCTCGGCGACCACCGCGAAGGCGGCCCTGGCCGCCACCGGTGTCGCCGCCTCGGCCACGGTCCTCGGCCCGGCCCGATCGCCGCTGCACCGGCTCCTCGGCGCCGCCGCGGGCGTCGGCTACGGACGCCTCGTCGGTCGGGCCCAGCTCGCCGCCGCGCGGACGCCGTCGGCGGAACGGGTGCGTGCCGCCACCGTCGCGGGCATCCACGGGATGGTGCCGCTCCAGGCGGGCATCGCGGCGCGGCGCGGCGCGGCCAAGGCCGCCGCGTTGATCGTCGGAGTGCTGCCCGCCGCGCGGGCGCTGGCCCGCAAGGTGAGCCCCACATGA